A stretch of Fundicoccus culcitae DNA encodes these proteins:
- the ltrA gene encoding group II intron reverse transcriptase/maturase, with protein MNKQNDILLIDQVVSQTNMEQAIAKVRKNKGAPGVDGMTVNELDEHMATYGSAIVRKLKAGTYQPQPVKRVEIPKANGGVRLLGIPTVRDRVVQQAILQVIDPIIDPHFSEFSYGFRKGRNAHQAVARVISYYEEGYRVVVDCDLKNYFDTINHQILRNNLEYYIQDKVVLRIIWNFLKSGILDQGFYVETDMGTPQGGPLSPLLANVYLHHLDRELERRGHKFARYADDFVIYVKSRRAGERVMEGITDFIEGKLRLTVNKEKSRVTTPTQSKFLGFHIHNSTGK; from the coding sequence ATGAATAAACAAAATGATATCTTACTGATTGACCAAGTAGTCAGTCAAACAAACATGGAACAAGCTATCGCTAAAGTTCGCAAAAATAAGGGAGCACCCGGTGTAGACGGGATGACGGTTAATGAACTAGACGAACATATGGCGACTTATGGGTCAGCCATTGTTCGAAAGCTCAAGGCTGGAACCTATCAACCACAACCTGTGAAACGAGTTGAAATACCCAAAGCTAACGGTGGAGTCCGCCTTTTGGGTATTCCAACGGTAAGGGATAGAGTCGTACAACAAGCGATACTTCAAGTGATTGACCCGATAATTGACCCGCATTTCTCTGAATTTAGTTACGGTTTTCGAAAAGGTCGCAACGCTCATCAAGCGGTGGCACGAGTCATCAGTTACTACGAAGAAGGTTATCGTGTAGTAGTAGACTGTGATTTGAAGAATTATTTCGATACCATCAACCATCAAATTCTTAGAAATAATCTTGAATACTATATTCAGGATAAAGTTGTTTTAAGAATTATCTGGAACTTTCTTAAATCAGGCATCCTGGACCAAGGCTTTTATGTTGAAACGGATATGGGAACACCACAAGGAGGCCCCTTATCTCCGTTACTAGCGAATGTCTATTTACACCATTTAGACAGGGAGCTTGAGCGTAGAGGTCATAAGTTCGCTCGATACGCGGATGATTTTGTCATCTATGTAAAGAGTAGACGGGCAGGCGAACGTGTGATGGAAGGTATTACAGACTTTATTGAAGGGAAATTACGTCTAACGGTGAATAAGGAAAAAAGCCGAGTGACGACACCCACCCAATCTAAATTCCTGGGGTTTCATATTCATAATAGCACGGGAAAGTAG
- a CDS encoding FAD:protein FMN transferase: MSLTKTKHIIFTFLVIFLVGSQTIEASNQASSSDVDVTSTASPVEEVEPLPVSSEPLTRTESMLHTAVQIQIYHEGQEEAMQAAFDYMAEMERNFSTNLEGSDVYRINQAAGQEFVQVNPETYAVIERAIEIAELSDGKFDITIGAITNLWQIGSEDARVPSDEEIQAALSKIDYKKIALDPQNHAVMLEEEGMVMELGGISKGYIGGRIVDIFKPYGITTAIINLGGNVVVMGNSPTNETGWNVGVQDPDKSRGSIVGTQRVIDGAVVTSGIYERYLEQDGHLYHHIMDPETGYPLDNEISGVTVFAETSFDGDSYSTALFLFGIEDGIQFVEQTDGIEAVFIDKDKGVHLTSGLKDTFELTNEEYHIVD, encoded by the coding sequence ATGTCATTAACCAAAACCAAGCACATCATCTTTACGTTTTTAGTTATTTTTTTAGTCGGAAGTCAAACCATTGAAGCAAGCAATCAAGCAAGTTCTTCAGATGTAGATGTTACTTCTACAGCCTCACCAGTTGAAGAAGTTGAACCTTTGCCCGTAAGTTCTGAGCCTTTGACGCGTACGGAATCCATGCTACATACAGCGGTTCAAATACAAATTTATCATGAAGGTCAAGAAGAAGCGATGCAAGCAGCGTTTGATTATATGGCTGAGATGGAACGAAATTTTTCAACTAACTTAGAAGGCTCAGATGTTTACCGCATTAATCAGGCAGCTGGTCAAGAATTTGTCCAAGTGAATCCGGAAACTTATGCCGTTATTGAAAGAGCTATTGAAATAGCTGAATTATCTGACGGGAAATTTGATATAACGATTGGAGCCATTACCAACTTATGGCAAATTGGTTCAGAAGATGCACGCGTTCCTTCCGATGAAGAAATTCAAGCGGCTTTAAGCAAAATTGATTATAAGAAAATAGCACTTGATCCGCAAAATCATGCGGTAATGCTTGAAGAAGAAGGTATGGTGATGGAGCTTGGCGGTATTTCCAAAGGCTATATCGGCGGCAGAATAGTAGACATTTTCAAACCGTATGGTATAACAACGGCCATTATTAATTTAGGGGGTAATGTTGTTGTGATGGGTAACTCTCCAACCAATGAAACAGGGTGGAATGTGGGGGTCCAAGACCCAGATAAATCACGCGGATCTATTGTTGGTACGCAAAGAGTGATTGATGGTGCGGTGGTTACCTCTGGCATTTATGAAAGATACCTTGAGCAAGATGGACACCTTTATCATCATATAATGGATCCTGAAACAGGCTATCCTTTGGATAATGAAATTAGTGGTGTGACAGTATTTGCTGAGACATCTTTTGATGGGGATTCTTATTCAACAGCTTTATTCTTATTTGGTATCGAAGATGGAATTCAATTTGTTGAGCAAACAGACGGAATTGAAGCGGTCTTCATTGACAAGGATAAAGGGGTACATTTAACGTCGGGATTAAAAGATACGTTTGAATTGACCAATGAAGAGTATCATATTGTCGACTAG
- a CDS encoding LysM peptidoglycan-binding domain-containing protein: protein MNFKKKIWISASLLALMNSGLAVSANEITDVWQARQVEEVLAEIEFDQDNNLLYTIKYGDTLSVISEALAVDLSILAEINDIANIDLIFPETLLTASYGTSLNQEDEYIASLTIETPEGEGFEVSLPEELSDTLTVEEQIIVENIDTQAVIEPTDEVVTEETVGIITEVPEWSTDNIIVGGAPTDEIEEIVVEEDLIVDDTPETIEIIDESAVDIVEEVDDWVEEEVIVETPTEVVEAEEPAVDELPVEEEQPVVEEQPVVEEQPVVEEQPVVEEQPVVEEEQPVVEEQPVVEEQPVVEEEQPVYEEIVPEEEIIVEEPVTEPATPPYDPTTNPQNSGLSYSAAAFKDQVASVYGVNSFSSYRPGDGGDHGQGLAVDFMVPVGSDLGDAIANYAISNMGANNISYVIWEQQIYGSWNQSWQWMEDRGSLTANHYDHVHVSFNY from the coding sequence ATGAATTTCAAGAAAAAAATCTGGATAAGTGCTTCGTTACTGGCTTTAATGAATTCTGGCCTAGCGGTTAGTGCCAATGAAATTACAGACGTTTGGCAAGCTCGTCAAGTAGAAGAAGTATTGGCAGAGATTGAATTCGATCAAGATAATAATTTATTATATACGATTAAATATGGAGATACATTAAGTGTTATTTCAGAAGCTTTAGCGGTTGATTTAAGCATATTAGCTGAAATCAATGATATTGCAAATATAGATTTAATCTTTCCAGAAACACTTTTAACGGCTTCGTATGGGACTAGTCTAAATCAAGAAGATGAATATATTGCTAGTCTAACGATTGAAACGCCTGAAGGAGAAGGTTTTGAAGTAAGTTTACCCGAAGAATTATCCGATACATTAACGGTTGAAGAACAAATCATTGTGGAAAATATAGATACACAAGCAGTAATTGAACCTACGGATGAAGTGGTCACTGAAGAAACCGTCGGTATCATTACTGAGGTTCCCGAATGGTCAACTGACAATATCATTGTTGGTGGAGCTCCTACTGATGAAATTGAAGAAATAGTCGTTGAAGAAGATTTGATTGTTGATGATACACCAGAAACCATTGAAATCATAGATGAGTCTGCGGTTGATATCGTTGAAGAAGTAGACGATTGGGTAGAAGAAGAAGTCATCGTTGAAACACCAACAGAAGTTGTTGAAGCTGAGGAACCTGCTGTCGATGAATTACCTGTCGAAGAAGAACAACCTGTTGTCGAAGAACAACCCGTTGTCGAAGAACAACCTGTTGTCGAAGAACAACCCGTTGTCGAAGAACAGCCTGTTGTAGAAGAAGAGCAACCCGTTGTCGAAGAACAGCCTGTTGTAGAAGAACAACCTGTTGTCGAAGAAGAGCAACCTGTGTATGAAGAAATCGTTCCTGAAGAGGAAATTATTGTTGAAGAACCTGTAACGGAACCAGCAACACCGCCATATGATCCAACCACAAATCCTCAAAATTCAGGATTATCATATTCGGCGGCTGCCTTTAAAGATCAAGTAGCCAGTGTTTATGGTGTCAATTCATTTAGTTCTTATCGTCCTGGTGACGGTGGTGACCATGGTCAAGGTTTAGCGGTTGATTTTATGGTACCTGTTGGATCTGATTTAGGGGATGCTATTGCAAATTATGCCATTAGCAATATGGGAGCAAATAATATTTCTTACGTTATTTGGGAACAACAAATTTATGGTTCTTGGAATCAATCATGGCAATGGATGGAAGACCGTGGTAGTTTAACAGCCAACCACTATGACCACGTACATGTATCTTTTAATTATTAA
- a CDS encoding 2-keto-3-deoxygluconate permease, with the protein MVNFLKKIPAGTFLVPLLLSALLYTLWPNLFRIGGVTEALLGGTSTNFIIGMLTFCSGLMIDFSEIGALFKRHGILVLVKIAISFAVSLLYMNIFGQEGIFGISALAFTVGMFSMNPAVYIALVSEYGKKQDQAAFALTALFSIPVFPMLTYAVAGSGEVDWMPIVSTFIPLIIGIVLGNLDKDFNSIFGTGVTVLTPILGWNLGQSMNLVEALQSGLPGIILCLFFYLLMSPLFIVDYKVLKNDGIVGLSMTTAAGSSTAFPAVIAASSSVLMTYVPSAVAQLLTLAIITIVLTPIITRYHYSRVYPNH; encoded by the coding sequence ATGGTTAATTTTTTAAAGAAAATACCCGCAGGTACATTTTTAGTTCCTTTGTTGTTAAGTGCCTTGCTTTACACTCTGTGGCCCAATTTATTTCGTATAGGTGGTGTAACTGAAGCCTTATTAGGCGGAACAAGTACTAACTTTATTATAGGCATGTTAACCTTTTGCTCGGGTCTAATGATTGATTTTTCTGAAATTGGTGCTTTATTCAAACGTCATGGTATTCTTGTTCTTGTAAAAATAGCGATTAGTTTTGCGGTTAGCTTATTATATATGAATATTTTTGGACAAGAAGGAATCTTTGGTATTAGCGCCTTAGCATTTACCGTTGGTATGTTTAGTATGAACCCAGCCGTCTATATTGCTTTAGTATCAGAATACGGGAAAAAACAAGATCAAGCTGCATTTGCCTTGACGGCTTTATTCAGTATTCCCGTCTTTCCCATGTTAACGTATGCCGTTGCAGGAAGTGGAGAAGTGGATTGGATGCCAATTGTTTCGACTTTTATCCCATTAATCATAGGTATCGTACTCGGGAATTTAGATAAAGACTTTAATTCTATTTTTGGAACAGGCGTTACCGTTTTGACACCTATCTTAGGTTGGAATTTAGGTCAATCCATGAATTTAGTTGAAGCCTTACAATCTGGCTTACCTGGCATAATTTTATGTCTCTTTTTCTACCTCTTGATGTCTCCCTTGTTCATCGTTGATTATAAAGTTTTGAAAAACGATGGAATTGTTGGATTATCCATGACAACAGCGGCAGGGTCGTCGACCGCCTTTCCTGCTGTAATTGCTGCTTCCAGTTCCGTATTAATGACCTATGTTCCATCAGCTGTTGCACAGCTTTTAACTTTAGCCATCATAACCATTGTTTTAACACCGATTATTACGCGCTACCACTATTCAAGAGTCTATCCTAATCATTAA
- a CDS encoding FMN-binding protein: MEMKKLLTRGSLLLGSMLVLAACGDTQTQTESVEEATSSVVESVEEEVSVEVESVEVIEESEEASEESEETTEESEETSEESEEASEESEEASEESEETTEESEETTEESEEASEESEEAIEESEEATEESEEATEESEEATEESVSATPEALVLQDGEYTLESDADEHGWSSRFTLVVADGEITEVNYDMEDADGNLKTEDEEYNQMMEDVSGTAFADAVEELTAQLLETQNPDEVDVVSGATDTSEDFKEYAQLLVDAAVEGNEETIMVSANAELQDGEYSLVTDADEHGWAHHFTIVVADGEITEVNYDMEDAEGNLKTEDEEYNQMMEDVSGTAFADAVEELTAQLLETQNPDEVDVVSGATDTSESFKKYAQLLIEAAIEGNEETIEISLADEETEEASDESDESAESEEESTESE, from the coding sequence CATGTGGGGATACACAAACGCAAACTGAATCAGTTGAAGAGGCAACTAGCAGTGTTGTTGAATCAGTTGAAGAAGAAGTAAGTGTTGAGGTTGAATCTGTAGAAGTAATTGAAGAATCTGAAGAAGCATCTGAAGAATCAGAAGAAACAACTGAAGAATCAGAAGAAACATCGGAAGAATCAGAGGAAGCGTCGGAAGAATCAGAGGAAGCATCTGAAGAATCAGAAGAAACAACTGAAGAATCAGAAGAAACAACTGAAGAATCAGAGGAAGCATCCGAAGAATCAGAGGAAGCGATTGAAGAATCTGAAGAAGCAACTGAAGAATCTGAAGAAGCGACTGAAGAATCTGAAGAAGCAACTGAAGAATCAGTGAGCGCAACACCGGAAGCGTTAGTTTTACAAGATGGTGAATATACACTTGAATCTGATGCTGATGAGCATGGTTGGTCTAGTCGTTTCACATTAGTTGTAGCAGATGGAGAAATTACCGAAGTAAATTATGACATGGAAGATGCTGACGGTAATTTAAAAACTGAAGATGAAGAATACAATCAAATGATGGAAGATGTTTCTGGAACAGCTTTTGCTGATGCAGTAGAAGAATTAACTGCGCAATTATTAGAAACACAAAATCCTGATGAAGTAGATGTTGTATCTGGTGCGACTGACACAAGTGAAGACTTTAAAGAGTATGCGCAATTATTAGTTGATGCTGCAGTCGAAGGAAATGAAGAAACAATTATGGTATCTGCAAATGCTGAATTACAAGATGGTGAATATTCACTTGTAACGGATGCTGATGAACATGGTTGGGCACATCATTTCACAATAGTAGTAGCAGATGGAGAAATTACCGAAGTAAATTACGATATGGAAGATGCTGAAGGTAATTTAAAAACTGAAGACGAAGAATACAATCAAATGATGGAAGATGTTTCTGGAACAGCTTTTGCTGATGCAGTAGAAGAATTAACTGCACAATTATTAGAAACTCAAAATCCTGATGAAGTAGATGTTGTATCTGGTGCAACTGACACAAGTGAATCATTTAAAAAATATGCTCAATTACTGATTGAAGCGGCTATTGAAGGAAATGAAGAAACAATTGAAATCTCTTTAGCGGATGAAGAAACCGAAGAAGCAAGTGATGAATCGGATGAATCAGCTGAGTCTGAAGAAGAATCAACCGAATCTGAATAA